A part of Microthrixaceae bacterium genomic DNA contains:
- a CDS encoding UDP-N-acetylmuramoyl-L-alanyl-D-glutamate--2,6-diaminopimelate ligase, whose protein sequence is MAGLDVQNLGTEAGAVELRAATHDSRLVVPGDVFCCVPGRNHDGHDHAPAAVAAGAAALLVERPLGLGVPELVVADVRRAMGPLAAALLGDPSHTLDVVGITGTNGKTTTAQMLASILNRAGRNCGVIGTLTGVRTTPEAPELQQLLAAFLAEGRRSVAMEVSSHALDLHRVDGTRFRVGVFTNLSRDHLDHHHDMAAYFQAKAALFTPELCDQAVLCTDDPHGRLLLDAAQIPSIGYSIEDAADLKIAASGSRFVWRGESVSIAMPGRFNVLNALAAATVADLLGVPHSVIAQGLADLGPIAGRFEMVDEGQPFLAAVDFAHTPDGLDNLLVAARELAGEGRVVVVFGAGGDRDPTKRPEMGEVVARLADVVVLTTDNPRHEDPAAIMAAVKTGLADHPDVTVEPDRATAIGLAVDRARPGDVVLIAGKGHETTQTIGDVMTPFVDREVLSSALRSRRSEGAW, encoded by the coding sequence ATGGCCGGCCTCGATGTGCAAAACCTGGGGACCGAGGCCGGGGCAGTCGAACTGCGGGCCGCCACCCACGACTCGCGCCTGGTGGTACCTGGTGACGTCTTCTGCTGCGTTCCGGGTCGCAACCACGACGGCCACGATCACGCCCCCGCCGCCGTGGCGGCCGGAGCTGCCGCGCTGTTGGTGGAGCGACCTCTGGGCCTCGGAGTCCCCGAACTGGTCGTGGCCGATGTGCGCCGGGCGATGGGACCGCTGGCGGCCGCCCTCCTCGGTGACCCCTCCCACACCCTCGATGTCGTCGGTATCACCGGAACGAACGGCAAGACCACCACGGCCCAGATGTTGGCCTCGATCCTCAACCGGGCCGGGCGCAACTGCGGGGTGATCGGAACCCTGACCGGCGTGCGAACCACCCCCGAAGCCCCCGAGCTTCAACAGCTTCTGGCCGCCTTTCTCGCCGAGGGGCGCCGGTCGGTGGCCATGGAGGTCTCCTCGCACGCCCTGGATCTGCACCGCGTGGACGGAACGCGCTTTCGCGTCGGTGTCTTCACCAACCTGAGTCGAGACCACCTCGACCACCACCACGACATGGCCGCCTACTTCCAGGCCAAGGCCGCGCTGTTCACCCCTGAGCTGTGCGACCAGGCGGTGCTGTGCACCGACGACCCCCACGGCCGGCTTCTGCTGGACGCGGCCCAGATCCCCAGCATCGGGTACTCGATCGAGGACGCCGCCGACCTGAAGATCGCGGCATCGGGTTCACGGTTCGTCTGGCGGGGGGAGTCGGTGAGCATCGCAATGCCGGGGCGGTTCAACGTCCTCAACGCCTTGGCCGCAGCCACCGTCGCCGATCTGCTCGGTGTGCCCCATTCGGTCATCGCCCAAGGCTTGGCCGACCTCGGTCCCATCGCCGGCAGGTTCGAGATGGTCGACGAGGGCCAGCCTTTTCTGGCTGCCGTCGACTTCGCCCACACCCCCGATGGCCTGGACAACCTGCTGGTGGCGGCCCGGGAGCTGGCTGGCGAAGGCCGGGTGGTAGTGGTGTTCGGAGCGGGGGGAGACCGTGACCCCACCAAGCGTCCCGAGATGGGAGAGGTGGTGGCCCGTCTCGCCGATGTTGTGGTCCTCACCACCGATAACCCCCGACACGAGGACCCGGCTGCGATCATGGCAGCCGTGAAGACCGGATTGGCCGACCATCCCGACGTGACCGTGGAACCCGACCGGGCCACGGCGATCGGGCTGGCCGTGGACCGCGCCCGACCGGGGGACGTGGTGTTGATCGCCGGTAAGGGCCACGAGACCACCCAGACCATCGGTGACGTGATGACGCCGTTCGTGGACCGTGAGGTGTTGTCGTCGGCACTTCGGTCCCGTCGATCCGAGGGGGCCTGGTGA